A genomic region of Neochlamydia sp. AcF84 contains the following coding sequences:
- a CDS encoding tetratricopeptide repeat protein has product QDQGNLDKAEDYTHKALAIDLKLFGENHPEVATCYNNLGQIYQDQDNLDKAEDYTYKALAIDLKLFGKNHPEVAICYNNLGQICKDQGNLDKAKDYTHNALAINLKLFGENHPEVAICYNNLGQICKDQGNLDKAEDYTHKALAIDLKLFGKNHPEVAIRYSNLGQIYQDQGNLDKAEDYTHKALAIDLKLFGENHPEVAICYNNLGEICKDQGNLDKAEDYTHNALAIELKLFGENHPGVAIRYNNLGQICKDQGEFGKAAKYIHKALAINFRLFGENNPEVAINYSNLGQIYQDQGNFGKAAEYAEKALAINLKLFGENHPEVAICYNNLGQICKDQGNLDKAEDYTHKALAIDLKLFGKNHPEVAIRYSNLGQIYQDQGNLYKAEDYTHNALAIDLKLFGENHPGVAIRYNNLGQICKDQGEFGKAAKYIHKALAINFRLFGENNPEVAINYSNLGQIYQDQGNLDKAAEYCNKALAVHLNFFGKNHP; this is encoded by the coding sequence TACCAAGACCAAGACAACTTAGATAAAGCGGAAGATTATACCTACAAAGCACTTGCCATTGACCTGAAGCTTTTTGGTAAGAATCATCCTGAAGTGGCAATTTGTTACAATAACCTAGGACAAATCTGCAAAGATCAAGGCAATTTAGATAAAGCGAAAGATTATACCCACAACGCACTCGCAATTAACCTTAAGCTTTTCGGTGAAAATCATCCTGAAGTGGCAATTTGTTACAATAACCTAGGACAAATCTGCAAAGATCAAGGCAATTTAGATAAAGCGGAAGATTATACCCACAAAGCACTCGCTATCGATCTTAAGCTTTTTGGTAAGAATCATCCTGAGGTGGCAATTCGTTACAGTAACTTAGGACAAATCTACCAAGACCAAGGCAATTTAGATAAAGCGGAAGATTATACCCACAAAGCACTTGCCATTGATCTTAAGCTTTTTGGTGAAAATCATCCTGAAGTGGCAATTTGTTACAATAACCTAGGAGAAATCTGCAAAGATCAAGGCAATTTAGATAAAGCGGAAGATTATACCCACAACGCACTTGCCATTGAGCTTAAGCTTTTTGGTGAAAATCATCCTGGGGTGGCAATTCGTTACAATAACTTAGGACAAATCTGCAAAGATCAAGGCGAGTTTGGCAAGGCAGCTAAGTATATTCACAAGGCGTTGGCCATTAACTTTAGGTTGTTTGGCGAAAATAATCCCGAGGTGGCTATCAATTACAGCAACCTAGGGCAAATCTACCAAGACCAAGGCAATTTTGGTAAGGCAGCTGAGTATGCTGAGAAAGCACTTGCCATTAACCTTAAGCTTTTTGGTGAAAATCATCCTGAAGTGGCAATTTGTTACAATAACCTAGGACAAATCTGCAAAGATCAAGGCAATTTAGATAAAGCGGAAGATTATACCCACAAAGCACTTGCCATTGACCTTAAGCTTTTTGGTAAGAATCATCCTGAGGTGGCAATTCGTTACAGTAACTTAGGACAAATCTACCAAGACCAAGGCAATTTATATAAAGCGGAAGATTATACCCACAACGCACTCGCTATCGATCTTAAGCTTTTTGGTGAAAATCATCCTGGGGTGGCAATTCGTTACAATAACTTAGGACAAATCTGCAAAGATCAAGGCGAGTTTGGCAAGGCAGCTAAGTATATTCACAAGGCGTTGGCCATTAACTTTAGGTTGTTTGGCGAAAATAATCCCGAGGTGGCTATCAATTACAGCAACCTAGGGCAAATCTACCAAGACCAAGGCAATTTAGATAAGGCAGCTGAGTATTGCAATAAAGCCCTTGCCGTTCACCTTAACTTTTTTGGTAAAAATCATCCTTGA
- a CDS encoding tetratricopeptide repeat protein: MAIYYSNLGGIYGEQGKLDKAVEYSNKALTLDIKLYSKYHPMVAIDYNNLAHFYQAQGNLGKAAEYCNKALIVTLKIYGKYHSTVAACYDNFGQIYQDQGNLDKAADYTNEALAIDLKLFGESHPGVAIYYSNLGQIYQEQGNLDKAAEHEQIALTIALKLFGENHPTVARNYNNLGLTYLS; this comes from the coding sequence GTGGCAATTTATTATAGCAACCTCGGAGGAATCTACGGAGAGCAAGGCAAATTAGACAAGGCGGTTGAGTATAGCAACAAAGCACTTACCCTTGATATTAAGCTCTATAGTAAATACCATCCTATGGTGGCAATCGATTACAACAACTTAGCGCACTTCTACCAAGCACAGGGTAACTTAGGAAAGGCGGCTGAATATTGCAATAAAGCTCTTATCGTCACCCTTAAAATTTATGGTAAATATCACTCTACTGTAGCAGCCTGCTATGATAACTTCGGACAAATCTACCAAGACCAAGGCAATTTAGATAAAGCAGCAGATTATACTAACGAAGCACTCGCTATTGACCTTAAGCTTTTCGGCGAAAGCCATCCTGGGGTGGCAATTTATTACAGTAACCTTGGACAAATCTACCAAGAACAAGGGAATTTAGATAAGGCAGCTGAGCATGAACAAATAGCCCTCACGATTGCCCTTAAGCTTTTTGGTGAAAACCATCCTACAGTAGCAAGGAATTATAATAACCTAGGTTTAACTTATTTGTCCTAG